From one Gracilinanus agilis isolate LMUSP501 chromosome 5, AgileGrace, whole genome shotgun sequence genomic stretch:
- the LOC123249067 gene encoding eukaryotic translation initiation factor 1-like, whose translation MSAIQNLHSFDPFADASKGDDLLPAGTEDYIHIRIQQRNGRKTLTTVQGIADDYDKKKLVKVFKKKFACNGTVIEHPEYGEVIQLQGYQRKNICQFLVEIGLAKDDQLKVHGF comes from the coding sequence ATGTCCGCTATCCAGAACCTCCACTCTTTCGACCCCTTTGCTGATGCAAGTAAGGGTGATGACCTGCTTCCTGCTGGGACTGAGGATTATATCCATATAAGAATTCAACAGAGAAACGGGAGGAAGACCCTCACTACTGTCCAGGGGATCGCTGATGATTACGATAAAAAGAAACTAGTGAAGGTATTCAAGAAGAAATTTGCCTGCAATGGTACTGTAATTGAGCATCCAGAATATGGAGAAGTAATTCAGCTACAGGGTTACCAGCGCAAGAACATATGCCAGTTCCTCGTCGAAATTGGACTGGCTAAGGACGACCAGCTGAAGGTTCATGGGTTTTAA